A genomic segment from [Flavobacterium] thermophilum encodes:
- the tdcB gene encoding L-threonine dehydratase catabolic TdcB: MLTLTDIEQARAKMKGIVHQTPLEHSQTFSRLSGNDVYMKLENLQKTGSFKVRGSFNKIMSLTEEERARGVIAASAGNHAQGVAYASGMLHIPCTIVMPKGAPLSKIEATKSYGAEVVLYGDVFDESLEYALELQRERGMTFVHPFDDLAVMAGQGTIGLELIEQLPDVDVVLCPVGGGGLLAGVALTLKQLKPSVEVYGVESSACPGMTAAIRHKQPVSIAASNTIADGIAVKKPGNITYQYIEQYVDGVVCVEEAEISRTMLYVLERNKLLIEGAAACPLAALLYQKLPFRGKKVAAILSGGNVDVTLISRIIERGLVEAGRFVTFTTVISDKPGQLNKLLRIIAELEANVMSIHHQRIGAKVLPGQAEIHFSLETKNEDHIQQIYQVLLKEGYDVQFYR, translated from the coding sequence ATGTTGACGTTAACAGACATTGAACAAGCGCGAGCGAAAATGAAAGGCATCGTCCACCAAACGCCGCTTGAGCATTCGCAAACGTTCAGCCGGCTGTCTGGCAATGATGTATATATGAAACTCGAAAATTTGCAAAAAACGGGCTCGTTTAAAGTAAGAGGTTCATTCAATAAAATTATGTCGCTCACGGAAGAAGAAAGGGCGCGAGGCGTCATCGCCGCTTCAGCCGGCAACCACGCCCAAGGGGTCGCCTACGCAAGCGGCATGCTTCATATTCCGTGCACGATCGTCATGCCAAAAGGCGCGCCGCTCAGCAAAATTGAAGCGACGAAAAGCTACGGGGCGGAAGTCGTGCTGTACGGCGATGTGTTTGACGAGTCTTTGGAATATGCGTTAGAGTTGCAGCGTGAACGGGGGATGACGTTTGTTCATCCGTTTGACGACTTGGCGGTGATGGCCGGCCAAGGGACGATCGGCTTAGAGCTGATCGAGCAGCTTCCCGACGTCGATGTCGTTCTTTGTCCAGTCGGCGGCGGCGGGTTGCTTGCGGGGGTGGCGCTTACGTTAAAACAGCTGAAGCCGTCGGTTGAAGTGTACGGCGTTGAGTCATCGGCTTGCCCCGGCATGACGGCGGCCATACGCCATAAACAGCCCGTCTCCATTGCCGCATCGAATACGATCGCCGATGGGATTGCCGTGAAAAAGCCGGGCAATATTACGTACCAATACATTGAGCAATACGTCGATGGCGTTGTATGCGTGGAAGAGGCGGAAATTTCGCGGACGATGCTGTATGTGCTCGAGCGGAACAAGCTGTTGATCGAAGGGGCGGCAGCTTGTCCGCTGGCGGCATTGTTGTATCAAAAGCTGCCGTTTCGCGGCAAAAAAGTCGCCGCCATTTTAAGCGGCGGCAACGTCGATGTGACGCTCATTTCCCGCATCATCGAGCGGGGGCTTGTCGAAGCGGGGCGGTTTGTGACGTTTACAACGGTCATCTCCGACAAGCCGGGCCAGTTGAACAAACTGCTTCGCATTATCGCCGAGCTCGAGGCGAATGTCATGTCGATTCATCATCAGCGCATCGGCGCCAAGGTGCTGCCAGGTCAGGCGGAAATTCACTTTTCGCTCGAGACGAAAAACGAAGACCATATTCAGCAAATCTACCAAGTGTTGTTGAAAGAAGGCTACGATGTACAGTTTTACCGATGA
- the kstR2_2 gene encoding HTH-type transcriptional repressor KstR2, producing MAEKPLRDRIIDTALHLFEKYGYHGVTVDRIVAESDTSKGGFYHNFKSKDELLYHIHDVFITYALTKAQEAYESCSTPTERLYAIVQSFVKVYHLYKPHITVFYQESTYLKPEYAEPINEKREEFKQIIFRVIREGIEAGEFRPELSVEITGMSIIGMVNWTYKWYNPDGPLSIEEIAAYFADFILHAVLRNPASPAAAPFLWRPAAE from the coding sequence ATGGCAGAGAAACCGCTTCGAGACCGCATTATCGACACCGCTCTTCATTTGTTTGAGAAATATGGCTACCATGGCGTGACGGTCGACCGCATCGTCGCGGAAAGCGATACGTCGAAAGGCGGGTTTTACCATAATTTTAAATCAAAAGACGAGTTGCTTTACCATATTCATGACGTCTTTATTACGTATGCGCTGACGAAGGCGCAGGAAGCGTATGAAAGCTGTTCGACGCCGACCGAGCGCTTGTACGCCATCGTGCAGTCGTTTGTCAAAGTGTATCATTTATATAAACCACACATCACCGTGTTTTACCAGGAAAGCACGTACTTAAAACCGGAATACGCTGAACCGATCAATGAAAAGCGCGAAGAGTTCAAGCAAATCATTTTTCGAGTCATTCGCGAGGGGATTGAAGCCGGGGAATTTCGTCCGGAGCTGTCGGTGGAGATTACTGGCATGTCCATTATCGGCATGGTCAACTGGACATACAAATGGTACAATCCGGACGGTCCGCTGTCCATTGAGGAGATCGCGGCGTATTTTGCCGATTTCATTTTGCATGCGGTGCTTCGCAACCCGGCCAGTCCGGCGGCAGCCCCGTTTTTATGGCGGCCGGCCGCCGAATAA
- the kinA_2 gene encoding Sporulation kinase A yields MNDRLVQSQIEELERKLRAYERLIETLPFPFTFADYESGIAIEKKRGDVRPHLRTIPPSLEKEAKWQWDIDLYHDVPFEKVEAFLTPLLDLVPHHIVFVDDNGIITLCNLQAAIDTGVERDAIIGKHIRELLKLPDELIATLESLEKGEPLYNHEVLDRFYGIVNTRFIYNDDGSIKRVISMFQSLNMMKETEKLAVAGRIAAGIAHEIRNPLTTVRGYLQLLKTELPDRIASLVERLLIPELDRANGIITDFLNIAKPADVKMETFRLHRFLRDDVGVLLQSEALLHSVNVHFDLDEQLDDYEMSGDRRQLLQVFLNLFRNAVEAKVAKTMNVTVSSRKVNHIVQLRFCDDGPGIPPSVIDHVFDPFFSTKETGTGLGLSLSKKIVELHRGTMKVQSDARGTCFLIEFPLCSQPPFLSS; encoded by the coding sequence ATGAACGATCGACTCGTACAATCGCAAATCGAAGAGCTCGAACGAAAGCTGCGCGCTTATGAGCGGCTCATCGAAACGCTTCCGTTTCCGTTCACCTTTGCCGATTACGAAAGTGGAATCGCCATCGAAAAAAAGCGCGGCGACGTCCGGCCGCACCTTCGCACCATTCCACCGTCCCTTGAAAAGGAAGCCAAATGGCAGTGGGATATTGACTTGTATCACGACGTACCGTTTGAAAAAGTGGAAGCCTTTTTGACGCCGCTGCTCGATCTCGTGCCGCACCATATCGTTTTTGTCGACGACAACGGGATCATCACGCTTTGCAATTTGCAGGCGGCCATTGACACGGGCGTCGAGCGCGACGCCATCATCGGCAAACATATTCGCGAGCTGCTGAAGCTGCCTGATGAGCTGATCGCAACGCTCGAATCGCTTGAAAAAGGCGAGCCGCTCTACAATCACGAGGTGCTCGACCGATTTTACGGCATCGTTAACACCCGTTTTATTTACAACGATGACGGATCGATCAAACGAGTCATCAGTATGTTTCAGTCGCTCAATATGATGAAAGAAACGGAAAAGCTCGCCGTCGCCGGCCGCATCGCCGCCGGCATCGCCCATGAAATCCGCAATCCGCTGACGACGGTGCGCGGCTATTTGCAGCTGCTCAAAACCGAGCTGCCAGACCGGATCGCCTCGCTCGTCGAACGCCTGCTCATTCCTGAGCTTGACCGGGCAAACGGCATCATCACCGACTTTTTAAACATCGCCAAGCCGGCGGACGTGAAGATGGAAACGTTCCGGCTGCACCGTTTTTTGCGCGACGATGTCGGCGTTCTGCTGCAGAGCGAGGCGTTGCTGCACAGTGTGAACGTCCATTTTGACCTCGACGAACAACTGGACGATTACGAAATGAGCGGCGACCGCCGCCAGCTTTTGCAAGTGTTTTTAAACTTATTCCGCAACGCTGTGGAAGCCAAAGTGGCCAAAACGATGAATGTCACGGTGAGCAGCCGGAAAGTGAACCATATCGTCCAGCTTCGCTTCTGCGACGATGGGCCCGGCATTCCGCCGTCGGTCATCGACCATGTTTTCGATCCGTTTTTTTCAACGAAGGAAACGGGAACTGGGCTCGGCCTGTCGTTATCGAAAAAAATCGTCGAACTGCATCGCGGGACGATGAAAGTGCAAAGCGATGCACGCGGCACTTGTTTTTTGATCGAATTTCCGCTTTGCAGCCAACCGCCGTTTCTTTCGTCGTAA
- a CDS encoding Probable transposase, which translates to MYFCIKQQLNGLTKEEYLTLRELCHIAKNMYNVGLYNVRQYYFEHKEFLNYEKNYHLAKTNENYKLLNSNMAQQILKKVNEAFKSFFGLISLAKQGKYDHKAISIPKYLKKDGFHSLIIGQIRIDGNKFTIPYSRLFKKTHKPITITIPPVLLDKKIKQIEIIPKHHARFFEIQYKYEMPEDQRELNDQKALAIDLGLNNLATCVTSDGRSFIIDGRRLKSINQWFNKENARLQSIKDKQKIKGTTRKQDVNGALNILKKSKAVDLSVLCSSGEVDTPQRIRIA; encoded by the coding sequence ATGTATTTTTGTATCAAACAACAGCTAAATGGTTTGACCAAAGAAGAATACTTGACTCTTCGAGAACTGTGCCATATTGCCAAGAACATGTACAACGTCGGATTGTACAATGTCAGACAATACTATTTTGAACACAAGGAATTTCTTAATTATGAGAAAAATTATCATCTTGCCAAAACTAACGAAAACTATAAGCTGTTAAACAGCAACATGGCACAGCAAATTTTAAAAAAGGTCAATGAAGCCTTTAAATCTTTCTTTGGTTTGATCAGTCTTGCCAAACAAGGAAAATATGACCACAAGGCTATCAGTATTCCAAAATATCTTAAAAAAGATGGCTTTCATTCACTGATCATTGGCCAGATTCGTATAGACGGCAACAAATTCACGATACCGTATTCTCGCCTATTTAAAAAGACTCACAAGCCTATCACGATAACGATTCCGCCTGTGTTACTGGACAAAAAGATTAAGCAGATTGAAATCATTCCTAAGCATCATGCCAGGTTCTTTGAGATTCAGTACAAATATGAAATGCCTGAAGATCAAAGAGAATTAAATGACCAAAAAGCACTGGCCATTGATTTAGGATTAAACAATCTTGCCACTTGTGTCACATCAGATGGCAGATCATTCATCATTGATGGGCGGAGATTAAAAAGTATAAATCAATGGTTTAACAAAGAAAATGCCAGACTTCAAAGCATAAAAGATAAGCAAAAAATCAAAGGCACCACTCGTAAACAGGATGTCAATGGCGCATTAAACATCTTAAAGAAAAGTAAAGCTGTAGACCTGAGTGTCTTATGCTCTAGCGGCGAAGTGGACACGCCTCAAAGAATAAGGATTGCTTGA
- a CDS encoding Transposase: protein MNKHTTLPNLMQKLVSDEEIQLIAEAVGDRDSSRTFTLREWIHFFLLAAMHQWKSFRHGADVGPLYGLPRFHYSTVSKKAKDVPYDIMKRLLALIISKCNRQTRRSLRFPKPLRVVDSTTVTVGKNRLPWAPYHGERAGVKLHVAYSPESSLPADVVETTGLRHDGPVGEQLTNAQQVLVEDRAYFKIERLDRFVEQHQLFVIRMKDNIELHQKKSLKRLSSTSSSVQADFTCQLGTKQCRSTKRHRVVIFRDANGRDIRVVTNLFHASAETIADMYQQRWTVEVFFRWVKQYLNVPTLFGTTENAVYNQLFAAFIAYVLLRWLYDQTKKQTNVSLSFISFVRRFFSGQLPLDWKSGMAAALFEYAQIYGRRMYNFG, encoded by the coding sequence ATGAACAAGCATACCACACTCCCGAATTTGATGCAAAAACTTGTTTCGGATGAAGAGATTCAACTGATTGCCGAAGCGGTTGGGGATCGTGATTCGTCTCGAACCTTTACGTTGCGCGAGTGGATTCACTTCTTCCTGCTGGCCGCCATGCATCAATGGAAAAGCTTTCGCCACGGAGCCGATGTGGGGCCTCTGTATGGATTGCCGCGATTCCATTATTCCACAGTATCCAAGAAAGCGAAAGACGTTCCCTATGACATCATGAAACGCTTGTTGGCGTTGATCATTTCCAAGTGCAACCGCCAAACCCGCCGTTCGCTTCGGTTTCCCAAACCGCTTCGGGTGGTGGATTCGACGACCGTCACGGTCGGGAAAAACCGCCTCCCATGGGCTCCGTATCACGGCGAACGCGCCGGAGTGAAGCTGCACGTCGCGTATTCGCCGGAATCCTCGTTGCCGGCAGACGTGGTGGAAACGACCGGACTGCGTCACGATGGCCCAGTGGGAGAACAGTTGACGAACGCTCAACAAGTGCTGGTGGAAGACCGGGCGTATTTCAAAATCGAACGCCTCGATCGATTTGTGGAGCAGCATCAGCTCTTTGTCATTCGGATGAAGGACAACATCGAACTTCATCAGAAAAAAAGCTTGAAACGCCTTTCCAGCACATCCTCATCGGTTCAAGCCGACTTCACGTGCCAGTTGGGGACGAAACAATGCCGCTCCACCAAGCGTCACCGGGTGGTGATCTTTCGAGATGCGAATGGCCGCGACATTCGGGTCGTGACGAACCTCTTCCATGCGTCTGCGGAAACCATTGCCGACATGTACCAACAACGTTGGACTGTTGAGGTCTTTTTCCGTTGGGTGAAGCAATATCTGAATGTCCCGACCTTGTTTGGCACGACGGAAAATGCGGTATACAATCAGCTGTTTGCGGCGTTCATCGCGTATGTGTTGCTGCGATGGCTGTATGATCAAACCAAAAAACAGACGAACGTCTCTCTTTCCTTCATTTCGTTCGTTCGCCGTTTTTTCTCTGGGCAGCTTCCTCTCGATTGGAAATCCGGGATGGCCGCTGCTTTGTTTGAGTATGCCCAAATTTATGGAAGGCGTATGTATAATTTTGGATAA
- a CDS encoding Predicted acetyltransferase: MLEAVKLLWKPLLQIFARKLSGGSSLIIGDIESFGYDADFQDVWGQFDDAGSLKAVLLRYYDSYIPYAPGDFDADGFARLIRETAQSSSIQLSGKADIARQFEERLPLGTKRTLYFCECRTDEYARQEMGAFAVKKAELADVDRILDLRRRIAEFETRPSSRDMLVKGMETNSARTYYIEQDGRMVAAASTSAENSLSAMIVGVCTDQGHRGKGYASAIVAKLVCDLLAEGKMPCLFYDNPTAGRIYHRLGFRDIGLWAMYR; the protein is encoded by the coding sequence TTGCTTGAAGCAGTCAAACTTCTTTGGAAGCCCCTACTTCAAATTTTCGCTAGAAAATTAAGTGGGGGTAGTTCACTTATCATCGGCGATATTGAGTCGTTTGGCTATGACGCCGATTTCCAAGACGTTTGGGGGCAGTTTGACGATGCCGGCTCGCTGAAGGCGGTGCTGCTCCGTTATTACGATTCCTACATTCCGTACGCGCCCGGCGATTTTGATGCCGATGGCTTTGCTCGTCTCATCCGCGAGACAGCCCAATCATCGTCCATCCAGCTGTCTGGCAAGGCGGACATTGCCAGGCAGTTCGAAGAGCGGCTGCCGCTTGGGACGAAGCGAACGCTTTACTTTTGCGAGTGTCGGACGGATGAATACGCCCGCCAAGAAATGGGGGCGTTCGCCGTCAAAAAAGCCGAGTTGGCCGATGTCGACCGGATTCTCGACTTGCGGCGCCGCATTGCCGAATTTGAAACGAGGCCGTCGTCCCGCGATATGCTGGTGAAAGGGATGGAAACCAATTCAGCTAGAACGTACTACATTGAACAAGACGGCCGAATGGTGGCCGCCGCATCGACGTCAGCGGAAAACTCATTGTCGGCGATGATCGTCGGCGTCTGCACGGATCAAGGACATCGCGGGAAAGGATATGCGAGCGCCATCGTGGCGAAGCTCGTTTGCGATTTGCTCGCTGAAGGGAAGATGCCGTGCTTGTTTTACGACAATCCAACCGCCGGCCGCATTTACCATCGCCTTGGTTTTCGCGATATCGGATTGTGGGCGATGTACCGTTAG
- the alaS_1 gene encoding Alanine--tRNA ligase, with translation MTKKLYYTAPDVDVWTTTVTSVRQDGETYIVTLAETAFYPEGGGQPSDAGTIAGLPVLDVFDENGEVYHRLPAHPGMGAVSCVLDRKRRRDHTQQHSGQHLLSAVLVEQLGAETVGFHLGREVVTIDITAGALTEADMLAVENRANELIYANLPVETYWVTPEEAERMPFRKRPDVQGSVRVVEMKGIDLSACCGTHVKRTGEIGVIKLLKAERHRGMTRLSFLCGGRALADYQQTHRVVQAAAGRFGTSRDQLLDVIAKWEQEKKEWEKRLRQYEAIVFAVEAERAAAESGRAVIGRYDQYGAKELQMIARLIADRYGKTALLASTSDWRAVIAKAPSSLLHAGNWLKEQAALFGGKGGGNERQGQAAFPSLEALSQFLSRVETAGID, from the coding sequence GTGACGAAAAAGTTGTACTATACGGCGCCGGATGTTGACGTGTGGACGACAACGGTGACAAGCGTCCGCCAAGACGGCGAAACATACATTGTCACCTTGGCGGAAACAGCGTTTTACCCGGAAGGCGGTGGCCAACCGTCTGACGCCGGCACGATCGCCGGCTTGCCGGTGCTCGATGTGTTTGACGAAAACGGGGAAGTGTATCACCGCCTTCCTGCCCACCCGGGAATGGGCGCCGTTTCATGCGTCCTTGATAGGAAACGGCGCCGCGATCATACACAACAGCATAGCGGCCAACATTTATTATCCGCTGTACTCGTTGAACAGCTCGGCGCCGAAACAGTCGGTTTTCACCTTGGGCGCGAGGTCGTCACAATCGACATCACGGCGGGTGCGCTGACGGAAGCAGACATGCTGGCAGTGGAAAACCGGGCCAACGAACTCATTTACGCGAATCTCCCGGTCGAGACGTATTGGGTGACGCCGGAAGAAGCAGAACGGATGCCGTTTCGCAAGCGTCCCGATGTCCAAGGTTCTGTCCGTGTTGTCGAGATGAAAGGGATCGATTTGTCGGCGTGCTGCGGCACCCATGTGAAACGCACGGGCGAAATCGGCGTGATCAAATTGCTGAAAGCAGAGCGCCATCGCGGCATGACGCGTCTTTCCTTTCTTTGCGGCGGCCGGGCGCTTGCCGACTACCAGCAAACCCACCGCGTCGTGCAGGCGGCAGCAGGTCGGTTCGGGACAAGCCGCGATCAGCTGCTCGACGTGATCGCAAAATGGGAACAAGAGAAAAAAGAATGGGAAAAACGGCTGCGCCAATACGAGGCAATCGTCTTTGCCGTCGAAGCCGAACGGGCCGCCGCCGAATCAGGACGTGCAGTGATTGGCCGTTACGACCAATATGGGGCAAAAGAACTGCAAATGATCGCCCGTCTGATCGCCGACCGTTATGGCAAAACCGCGCTTCTCGCCTCCACCTCCGATTGGCGCGCCGTGATCGCCAAAGCACCGTCTTCCTTGCTCCATGCAGGGAACTGGCTGAAAGAACAAGCCGCCCTGTTTGGCGGCAAAGGGGGCGGCAACGAGCGGCAGGGGCAAGCTGCTTTTCCGTCCCTTGAGGCGCTTAGCCAGTTCCTTTCCCGCGTGGAAACGGCAGGCATCGATTGA
- a CDS encoding Acyl-CoA dehydrogenase, short-chain specific, whose amino-acid sequence MNFSLTKEQQMIKEMVRDFAEKEIAPYAAKWDEEAYFPLDVFRKMGELGLLGLPFPEEYGGAGGDTISYAIAVEEIGRACGGTGLSYAAAVSLGASPIYYFGTEEQKQKWLVPMAKGETLGAFGLTEPNAGSDAGGTRTTAVLDGDEYVINGEKCWITNAQYARQVIVTAVTGKDARGKNIITALIVPTDSPGFTIRSNYDKMGVRASNTCELVFENVRVPKENVLGDPQKGFKQFLYTLDGGRISIAALAVGIAQAAFEKALQYAKERVQFGQPISKFQAIQFKLADMAMEIELARNMVYKAAWLKDQGKPFTKEASFAKLFASEMGFRVCNQAIQIHGGYGYMKEYGVERHLRDVKLMEIGEGTSEIQRLVIARQLGC is encoded by the coding sequence ATGAATTTTTCATTAACAAAAGAGCAACAAATGATTAAAGAAATGGTTCGCGACTTTGCTGAGAAGGAAATTGCCCCATACGCAGCGAAATGGGATGAAGAGGCGTATTTTCCGCTCGATGTCTTCCGCAAAATGGGCGAGTTGGGGTTGTTGGGCCTGCCGTTTCCGGAAGAGTACGGCGGCGCTGGGGGCGATACGATTTCGTATGCCATCGCCGTTGAGGAAATCGGCCGCGCCTGCGGCGGCACCGGGCTAAGCTATGCGGCCGCTGTGTCACTTGGGGCGAGTCCCATTTATTACTTTGGAACAGAGGAGCAGAAACAAAAATGGCTCGTGCCGATGGCGAAAGGCGAGACGCTTGGCGCTTTTGGGCTCACGGAGCCGAACGCCGGATCGGACGCCGGCGGCACGCGCACGACCGCGGTGCTGGACGGCGATGAGTATGTCATCAACGGCGAAAAATGTTGGATCACAAACGCCCAATACGCGCGGCAAGTCATTGTCACAGCTGTGACGGGCAAAGATGCGCGCGGCAAAAACATCATCACCGCTCTCATCGTGCCAACGGACTCCCCAGGATTTACGATTCGTTCGAATTACGACAAGATGGGCGTGCGCGCGTCCAATACGTGCGAGCTTGTTTTCGAGAACGTCCGCGTGCCGAAAGAAAACGTCTTAGGCGACCCGCAAAAAGGGTTTAAACAGTTTTTGTACACGCTTGATGGCGGGCGCATCTCGATCGCCGCGCTGGCGGTCGGCATTGCGCAAGCGGCGTTTGAGAAAGCGCTTCAATACGCGAAAGAACGCGTTCAGTTTGGCCAGCCGATTTCCAAGTTTCAAGCGATCCAGTTTAAGCTCGCTGACATGGCGATGGAAATTGAGCTTGCCCGTAATATGGTGTACAAGGCGGCTTGGTTGAAAGACCAAGGGAAACCGTTTACAAAAGAAGCATCGTTCGCCAAGCTGTTCGCCTCGGAAATGGGGTTCCGCGTCTGCAACCAGGCGATCCAAATCCATGGCGGCTACGGCTATATGAAAGAATACGGAGTCGAACGCCACTTGCGCGACGTCAAGCTCATGGAAATCGGCGAAGGCACATCGGAAATCCAGCGTCTCGTCATCGCCCGCCAACTGGGATGCTAA
- the norM_1 gene encoding Na(+)/drug antiporter produces MTTPAPPNGKWRRLFALFLPIFVSQTGQYAMNFVDVAMSGHASAEDLAGVAIGSSLWVPVWTGVGGILLALSPIVSHHLGAGRHDSIARAVTQALYLAVALAAAIVLIGAASVPLILKQMSLDENVRHIAFHYLRALSFGIVPLFLYSVLRYFIDALGQTNVTMWITLTALPINMLFNWLLIYGHGGFPRLGGIGTGYATAITYAYCFAAAAFAAVKFRRLSPYRVLVRFYRPSWAAWRELLKTGVPIGSAIFFETSIFAAVTLLVGRFGAETVAAHQSALNFASLLYMIPLSLSMALTIAVGVEAGANRYEAAKQYCLIGITLALAVAAAAALFLSIFRGDVARLYTNDPTVAALTGKFLLYAIFFQVSDAIAAPIQGALRGYKEVNAVFWSALLAYWGVGLPLGCALALLTAAGAFGYWIGLIAGLATGALFLSFRLRAVWRRHDSGRAPLAS; encoded by the coding sequence ATGACCACGCCCGCTCCGCCCAACGGCAAATGGCGGCGCCTGTTCGCCTTGTTTCTTCCCATTTTTGTTTCGCAAACGGGCCAATATGCCATGAACTTTGTCGATGTTGCCATGTCCGGCCACGCGAGCGCCGAAGATCTTGCCGGCGTCGCGATCGGCTCCAGCTTATGGGTGCCGGTGTGGACCGGCGTCGGCGGCATTTTGCTCGCCTTGTCCCCGATCGTCTCGCATCATCTCGGCGCCGGACGCCATGACTCAATCGCCCGCGCCGTCACCCAGGCGCTCTACTTGGCTGTCGCGCTTGCTGCCGCCATTGTCCTGATCGGCGCCGCTTCTGTGCCGTTGATCTTGAAACAGATGTCTTTGGACGAAAACGTTCGGCATATCGCCTTTCATTACTTACGCGCCTTGTCGTTTGGGATCGTCCCGCTGTTTCTTTATTCTGTGCTCCGCTATTTCATCGATGCACTTGGGCAAACGAACGTGACGATGTGGATTACGCTCACCGCCTTGCCGATCAATATGCTGTTCAACTGGCTGTTGATTTACGGGCATGGCGGGTTTCCGCGCCTTGGCGGCATCGGCACCGGCTATGCGACAGCGATCACGTACGCATACTGCTTCGCGGCCGCTGCCTTTGCCGCGGTGAAATTTCGCCGTTTGTCTCCCTATCGCGTGCTCGTCCGTTTTTACCGTCCGTCATGGGCCGCATGGAGAGAGTTGCTGAAAACCGGGGTGCCGATCGGATCAGCCATCTTTTTTGAAACGAGCATTTTCGCTGCGGTGACGCTGCTTGTCGGCCGGTTTGGCGCCGAAACAGTCGCTGCCCATCAAAGCGCCCTCAACTTCGCTTCCTTGTTGTATATGATTCCGCTCAGCTTATCGATGGCGCTAACGATCGCCGTAGGCGTTGAAGCTGGGGCCAACCGTTATGAAGCGGCCAAACAATATTGCCTGATCGGCATCACCCTCGCCTTGGCGGTCGCTGCCGCCGCTGCATTGTTTCTTTCCATCTTCCGCGGCGATGTTGCTCGACTGTATACAAACGATCCGACAGTGGCGGCGTTGACGGGGAAATTTTTGCTCTATGCGATCTTCTTTCAAGTTTCCGATGCCATCGCCGCTCCCATCCAAGGAGCGCTGCGGGGCTATAAAGAGGTGAACGCCGTTTTTTGGTCCGCTCTTCTCGCCTATTGGGGCGTTGGGCTTCCGCTTGGCTGCGCGCTCGCTCTACTGACTGCCGCCGGGGCGTTCGGCTATTGGATCGGCCTGATCGCCGGATTGGCAACGGGCGCGCTGTTTCTCAGCTTTCGCCTGCGGGCCGTTTGGCGCAGACATGACAGCGGGCGTGCGCCGCTCGCCTCCTAA